The Oreochromis niloticus isolate F11D_XX linkage group LG4, O_niloticus_UMD_NMBU, whole genome shotgun sequence DNA segment TGATCTGAGCGTTGTCATTGTTATGTCGCAGGCAAAGCAATGAGATCGACTGTAACAGCAGTTATGGTGAGTGTTGAGGTAGCACAGAGTGAAAAATTGGTCTTACTCATTGCTGATGCTCCCAAAGCATTTCGCAAGCGAGCCATAAGATGTAACAGTTCTGACTCGGCGGCTCCTCCTGATGGTACATATCTGAAACACCTCACCTAGGAGTGTCCAGCAGGCTTCTAGCTGGCCTAACAAACTCATCTAATCATACTGATAATCTCCATTTGGCAGCTAAATACATTTTAGCTCGCTTGCTGACAAAGAAAGTGTACTTACACATACCAGTGTACTTATTCTATCACCACAGGACCTGCACAGCTGcagagttttgctgtttttgaggGATTCGTCTTAAATTCACTTTTGCACACATATTTTCAAGTGTGCTTTTGCACGTCTTTGCAACAAGCGTGGTGAACACAGAGTTGTTGAAGACATGACTGAACCCCAAAAACCTGTCTACTACATtcactattaaacaaatgtttaatAGTGAATGTAGTAGACAGGTTTTTGGGGTTCAGTCATGTCTTAAGTCTTAAGTGTCTTAAGTCTTAAGTCTTAAggcttaagtgaaaataaaaaataaaatgttttcaaatAACTGAAAATTTAGAGATTAAGAGATTATGATTGTTAAATTAATACATACAATGAAGTTGCAGGACATGCAGCTCCATCAGGGTTTACCAAGAGAGGCTGCAGCAGCCTCAACATTACTTCTTCCAAATAAAAGCCAGACCAGAAGTCAGGCTTAGTACACAACCTTGAAGGATGTATCAGTTCCTAAAATTAATCTGGAAGATAGATAAAAGAGGAGGTTTGCGGAGGAGTTATTATCAAGGATGCACAggtgtttcttttcttgtttttcttcttcatgtctTTAGCtttgcctcctgtctttttgttagtGCCACTGTGTCCAAaccaaacatcacagcagatctTACTCTCATCTTATAAacctttgctttcactcttcctGCAATCCTTCTGTCACACAACATCCCTAACACTGGTCTCCACctgctccaccctgcctgctctctcttcttcacctctcttgtgcactgaCCATTTCTTTGGATGGTTGTATTTAAACTCCTCTACCTTAACTATCTCTGCTCCTTGCATGTTCGGCTTCCACCTGTCTCCCTCTAATTCAGACACATTTCTTTTGTAGAAGTGTTGTCACCTTTAGTGTGTATGAGGCAGGGCACACAGCTGAAAGGCTTCTCAgagtttcttatttgttttcacCGATGTCTGACGTTGTGCAGCACTTTATCACATTTAAATAGGACTTGTAAATAAGCTGACTGTGGCCACTGTAGTGGTGCGGACCATCCCCTTTCAAAGTAGGTCATGAGTCAGAGTGATTTACAGTCTGACTCATGACTGTTCACAGAGCCAATCAGAGTCTATGAGGCAGGATCACAGTAGACTGAGCTGCATTGTATCAGGATCAGCCACGTTTTGTGTTGGCGGTAAAACATTAAGATAAGGAAATCCAGAGGAAAGACTAATAGTGGGAGTGGGATTACATCATTAATGGATAACGTAAGCAgatatttcatgttttaaatCAGTCTTTTATTACAGCAGCCCACACTTTATTCAACATCAAGTCTAACACTGATACATATGTTTACTGAGTATTATAGGTGTTACAGGAGGTCATCGTATAGACTTTGGATTAGTATTAGAATTGaacctgtaaaaaaaacaaacaaaaacaaaacaatccctTCTGTTAAATTTATTTACAGGGACTGTAGTAATGTGTTAATATTGAAACATAATGCAGCTACTTAGTTCCTTTAAATCCCAGCTTCCCTTTGACACCTCAGCCCTGTGAACTctttattgttcttttaatttgcTTCAGAACATCATGACTACATAGTGTTAGTTAGTTGTGTGTATACTGAAAAGCAACAAATAAATAGACAAGTTTAATATCACAACAGCAATGATGTCCAGGAAGAGTGGGGAGGTCTGGCATCGTGAGTGAGTATTGGTCAGTTACTTCCATGTATATGCATGTGTAAAGGATGAAGGATGTTTCTGTTGAGGAATAGAAAGTCACATGTTCCTCCCTCATGAACCCAGGTCGCTGGACAGTTTAAGAGTTTTGACATCTATACTTttatctcctcctcttcttcacttAATTCGTGAGATGCTTCGCGGCTTTGGGAAATAGACTGATTTGTACCGCTACTGCTCCTCCTCACCCCCTTTGTGAAGGATCCTCCACCGTAGTGGCGGGACAGCATGTCAGCGGCCCTCTGAAACCTTTCTGCCTCCATGACAGGCTCCGATCTATGAGGAGACCGAGCGGACGCATCAGGTGTCCTTACAGACttcctgtcctcctcctctgttAAGTCAGAAGTACCAGAGCACCGCCTGTTGTTCGTGTCCTGCCCGATTGACCCACTGCAAACGGAAAGGTCGGGTGAGGTGACTAGAGGGGTCTGCACGGGCGTCTCTGTTAGCGAGCTGTTGTCGTCTCCCTCCTCACCCTGCTCTTCCTCCCCTGTCTCTTGGCTGTGATTGGATATCTGAAGGCGGTTGGGGTCGTCAATCAAGCTCAACACCTCAGCCATGAGAGAAGGGCCGAGGTCCACGGTGAAGGAAGTGAGGGAGTCTGAGCGCGTACGTGTGAGCCTGCCACTGTCTGGTGCCGAGCCTTTCTGCGCGTCTCCATCGTGGAATTGTCTGTCGATGCGGGAGAGGCGCGGCAGAGTGACAAACCCAGACTGCAGACCtgcaaacaaagacaaaacgATATGAATCAATTATATTACCAAATCAAactaatccttttttttttatctgtgaacAAGAACAAACATAGGCTGAAACTCAGCTGATCATGAAATGACCACATGTTGCTTAAGTTGCTTACATCTGCCTACAAGCTGCTTTATAACACATCTCCCCTCCAGCTCCTCCCTGCAGTGCCATATCAGACTGATCAGTGTCCTATCTGCTCTCTGATCAGTCTgttggtcttctgctgctggtcCTGCCTCCAGCTTTCCATGtatgcacatgtgacgtgaggACAGATCCACAttgctttatacactttttgAGTTACTTCAAAAA contains these protein-coding regions:
- the cdc42ep1b gene encoding cdc42 effector protein 1b; the encoded protein is MSLGKLPGIKGLVSGSQGKRRFKSDLSVDMISPPLGDFRHTMHVGRGGDVFGDTSFLSNYGGIREPGSPDSASSSKTTGFFTRTFRHVRKTSGPRPRGGSRDLSSPPPDISPIIKNAISLPQLNIDSPNGCLQRVLFPSSISSTDDSFCTYGLQSGFVTLPRLSRIDRQFHDGDAQKGSAPDSGRLTRTRSDSLTSFTVDLGPSLMAEVLSLIDDPNRLQISNHSQETGEEEQGEEGDDNSSLTETPVQTPLVTSPDLSVCSGSIGQDTNNRRCSGTSDLTEEEDRKSVRTPDASARSPHRSEPVMEAERFQRAADMLSRHYGGGSFTKGVRRSSSGTNQSISQSREASHELSEEEEEIKV